From the genome of Yersinia enterocolitica, one region includes:
- a CDS encoding cell division protein ZapE codes for MQPSTPTALYQQALDAGDYQPDEVQRRAVARLDRLYQELNQRQSIAPTSTSLRGRLNRLIGRAVPRTPIRPAQGLYMWGGVGRGKTWLMDLFFHSLPGERKLRLHFHRCMLRVHQELTELQGHENPLEIIADGFKAQTDVLCFDEFFVSDITDAMLLATLLEALFARGITLVTTSNIPPDNLYHNGLQRARFLPAIELIKQYCDVMNVDAGIDYRLRTLTQANLYLTPLNPQTEQAMDDIFVKLAGKEGDQAPILEVNHRPLPAICSAQGVLAVDFHTLCEEARSQLDYIALSKLYHTVLLHNVHRMETRDENTARRFLALVDEFYERRVKLIIAAEVSMFDIYCGERLKFEYQRCLSRLQEMQSEEYLSLPHLP; via the coding sequence ATGCAACCAAGTACACCTACAGCACTTTACCAGCAGGCACTTGATGCTGGCGACTACCAACCTGATGAGGTACAACGGCGTGCTGTAGCACGGTTGGATAGGCTTTATCAGGAACTAAATCAACGCCAGAGTATAGCGCCGACCAGCACGAGTCTGCGCGGGCGGCTGAACCGTTTGATTGGGCGAGCTGTACCCCGGACCCCCATACGACCCGCCCAGGGGCTATATATGTGGGGCGGTGTTGGGCGGGGTAAAACCTGGCTGATGGATCTGTTTTTCCACAGCTTGCCGGGTGAGCGCAAGCTGCGACTGCATTTCCATCGTTGTATGCTACGGGTACATCAAGAACTGACTGAGCTGCAAGGTCATGAAAATCCGCTGGAGATTATTGCCGACGGTTTCAAAGCGCAGACTGATGTGCTGTGCTTTGATGAGTTTTTTGTCTCGGATATTACTGATGCCATGTTACTGGCGACATTGCTGGAGGCACTCTTTGCCAGAGGTATCACGTTGGTTACCACCTCCAATATTCCACCGGATAATTTGTATCATAACGGTTTACAGCGTGCCCGCTTCTTGCCAGCCATTGAATTGATTAAACAGTATTGTGATGTGATGAATGTCGATGCGGGGATTGATTACCGCCTGCGGACCCTGACTCAGGCAAATCTTTATCTGACGCCCTTGAATCCACAAACTGAACAGGCGATGGACGATATTTTTGTCAAACTGGCCGGTAAAGAGGGGGACCAAGCGCCGATACTGGAAGTAAATCATCGGCCATTGCCTGCTATTTGTTCAGCACAGGGTGTTCTGGCGGTAGATTTCCATACATTGTGTGAAGAAGCCCGCAGCCAGTTGGATTACATTGCGCTATCCAAACTCTATCACACGGTATTACTGCACAACGTCCACCGCATGGAGACGCGAGATGAGAATACGGCCAGGCGTTTTCTGGCACTCGTGGATGAGTTTTATGAACGGCGGGTAAAATTGATTATTGCGGCAGAAGTATCAATGTTCGATATTTATTGCGGTGAGCGCCTTAAATTCGAATATCAACGCTGTTTATCGCGGTTACAAGAGATGCAAAGTGAAGAGTATCTCTCTTTACCGCATCTGCCATAG
- a CDS encoding 30S ribosomal protein S9, with protein sequence MAENQYYGTGRRKSSAARVFLKPGSGNIVINQRSIEEYFGRETGRMVVMQPLVLLDMVSKFDMYITVKGGGISGQAGAIRHGITRALMEYDETLRPELRKAGFVTRDAREVERKKVGLRKARRRPQFSKR encoded by the coding sequence ATGGCTGAAAATCAATACTACGGCACTGGTCGCCGCAAAAGTTCTGCTGCACGCGTTTTTCTTAAGCCGGGTAGCGGTAATATCGTTATTAACCAACGTAGCATCGAAGAGTACTTCGGTCGTGAAACTGGCCGTATGGTTGTTATGCAACCGCTCGTACTGCTAGATATGGTTAGCAAGTTTGACATGTACATCACTGTTAAAGGTGGTGGTATTTCTGGTCAAGCTGGTGCTATCCGTCACGGTATTACCCGTGCACTGATGGAATATGACGAGACTCTGCGCCCAGAACTGCGTAAAGCTGGCTTCGTAACGCGTGATGCGCGTGAAGTTGAGCGTAAGAAAGTGGGTCTGCGTAAAGCACGTCGCCGTCCACAGTTCTCCAAACGTTAA
- a CDS encoding glutamate synthase large subunit codes for MLYDKSLERDNCGFGLIAHIEGEPSHKVVRTAIHALARMQHRGAILADGKTGDGCGLLLQKPDRFFRMVAEERGWRLAKNYAVGMMFLSQDEELAKASRRIVEEELQNETLSIIGWREVPTNPDVLGEIALSSLPRIEQIFVNAPAGWRPRDMERRLFVARRRIEKRISEDKDFYVCSFSNLVTIYKGLCMPADLPRFYLDLADLRMESAICLFHQRFSTNTVPRWPLAQPFRYLAHNGEINTIAGNRQWARARAYKFKTPLIPDLQDAAPFVNETGSDSSSLDNMLELFLSGGMDLIRAMRLLVPPAWQNNPDMDTDLRAFFDFNSMHMEPWDGPAGIVMSDGRYAACNLDRNGLRPARYVITKDKLITCASEVGIWDYQPDEVIEKGRVGPGELMVIDTRSGKILHSAETDNDLKSRHPYKEWMEKNVKRLVPFEDLPEDQVGSRQLDDSTLETYQKQFGYSSEELDQVIRVLGEIGQEATGSMGDDTPFAVLSSGPRIIYDYFRQQFAQVTNPPIDPLREAHVMSLATSIGREMNVFCEAEGQAHRLSFKSPILLFSDFQQLTTLEGEHYRADRVDLTFDPAETDLEQAVLRLCEEAERKVRDGAVMLVLSDRAIAPNRLPVPAPMAVGAIQTRLVEKNLRCDANIIVETASARDPHHFAVLLGFGATAIYPYLAYESLAKLVDSQAIDKKYRDVMLNYRNGINKGLYKIMSKMGISTVASYRCAKLFEAVGLHRDLSNLCFQGVVSRIGGASFSDFQQDLQNLSKRAWLKRKPLDQGGLLKFVHNGEYHAYNPDVVSTLQKAVHSGEYSDYQVYAKLVNERPIATLRDLLAIKPQGTPIPVDQVEPAESLFTRFDTAAMSIGALSPEAHESLAIAMNSLGGFSNSGEGGEDPARYGTNKVSRIKQVASGRFGVTPAYLVNADVIQIKVAQGAKPGEGGQLPGDKVTPYIAKLRYSVPGVTLISPPPHHDIYSIEDLAQLIFDLKQVNPKALISVKLVSEPGVGTIATGVAKAYADLITIAGYDGGTGASPLSSVKYAGCPWELGLVETQQALVANGLRHKIRLQVDGGLKTGVDIVKAAILGAESFGFGTGPMVALGCKYLRICHLNNCATGVATQDEKLRRDHYHGLPERVVNYFQFIARETREIMAELGVSQLVDLIGRTDMLLELDGISAKQNKLDLSPMLKTATPHPGKALYCTESNPPFDKGILNKELLSQAEPHIEAKHSKTFYFDIRNTDRSVGAALSGAIATKHGDQGLATDPIKAYFSGTAGQSFGVWNAGGVELTLTGDANDYVGKGMAGGRIAVRPPVGSNFRSHEASIVGNTCLYGATGGKLFAAGRAGERFAVRNSGAITVVEGIGDNGCEYMTGGIVCVLGRTGINFGAGMTGGFAYVLDEDGEFRKRVNPELVEVLDVDQLAIHEEHLRGLITEHVQLTGSSRGEEILANWPEWVTKFALVKPKSSDVKALLGHRSRSAAELRVQAQ; via the coding sequence ATGTTGTACGATAAATCCCTTGAGAGGGACAACTGTGGTTTCGGCCTAATCGCCCACATAGAAGGCGAACCTAGCCATAAGGTAGTGCGTACCGCTATACACGCACTGGCCCGCATGCAACACCGTGGCGCGATACTTGCTGATGGCAAGACCGGCGACGGTTGTGGCTTGTTGTTACAAAAACCGGATCGTTTTTTCCGGATGGTCGCTGAAGAACGCGGATGGCGTTTGGCCAAAAACTATGCCGTAGGCATGATGTTTCTCAGTCAGGACGAAGAACTCGCCAAGGCAAGCCGCCGCATTGTAGAAGAAGAATTGCAAAACGAAACGCTGTCGATTATCGGCTGGCGTGAAGTGCCGACCAACCCGGATGTTCTCGGTGAAATTGCCCTCTCCTCCCTGCCTCGGATTGAACAAATTTTTGTGAACGCCCCTGCTGGCTGGCGTCCACGTGATATGGAACGCCGCCTGTTTGTGGCGCGTCGCCGTATCGAAAAGCGTATTTCAGAAGATAAAGATTTCTACGTATGTAGTTTCTCTAATCTGGTGACGATCTATAAAGGCTTGTGCATGCCTGCGGATCTACCGCGCTTCTATCTTGATTTGGCTGATTTGCGCATGGAGTCGGCAATCTGCCTGTTCCACCAGCGCTTCTCAACCAATACCGTGCCACGCTGGCCACTGGCTCAGCCGTTCCGTTATCTGGCCCACAACGGCGAAATCAATACCATCGCCGGTAACCGCCAATGGGCGCGTGCACGTGCTTATAAATTCAAAACGCCATTAATCCCGGATTTGCAGGATGCGGCTCCTTTCGTCAATGAGACCGGTTCTGACTCCAGTTCACTGGATAACATGTTGGAACTGTTCCTCAGTGGCGGTATGGACTTGATTCGTGCCATGCGTCTGTTAGTGCCACCGGCCTGGCAGAACAACCCAGATATGGATACCGACCTGCGCGCCTTCTTTGACTTCAACTCCATGCATATGGAGCCGTGGGATGGCCCGGCCGGGATTGTGATGTCAGATGGCCGTTATGCCGCTTGTAACCTTGATCGTAATGGCTTGCGCCCTGCGCGCTACGTTATCACCAAAGATAAGCTGATCACTTGTGCTTCTGAAGTGGGCATCTGGGATTATCAGCCCGATGAAGTGATTGAAAAAGGTCGCGTCGGCCCCGGTGAACTGATGGTGATCGATACCCGCAGCGGTAAGATCCTCCATTCAGCCGAAACGGATAACGATCTGAAAAGCCGCCACCCGTATAAAGAGTGGATGGAGAAGAACGTTAAGCGTCTGGTGCCGTTCGAAGATCTGCCAGAAGATCAGGTGGGCAGCCGTCAGTTAGATGATTCGACACTGGAAACCTACCAGAAGCAATTTGGTTACAGCAGTGAAGAGCTGGACCAAGTCATCCGTGTGCTGGGTGAAATTGGTCAGGAAGCCACCGGCTCAATGGGCGATGATACCCCATTTGCGGTGCTATCCAGCGGCCCACGTATTATTTACGATTACTTCCGCCAGCAATTTGCGCAGGTCACCAACCCGCCCATCGATCCACTGCGTGAAGCACACGTTATGTCACTGGCGACCAGTATCGGTCGTGAAATGAACGTGTTCTGCGAAGCAGAAGGTCAGGCGCACCGGCTGAGCTTTAAATCGCCGATCCTGTTGTTCTCTGATTTCCAACAGTTAACCACGTTGGAAGGGGAACATTATCGTGCTGATCGTGTGGATTTGACCTTTGACCCTGCCGAAACTGACCTGGAACAAGCAGTTCTGAGATTATGTGAAGAAGCAGAGCGCAAAGTCCGTGACGGTGCCGTGATGCTGGTACTGTCTGATCGTGCCATCGCCCCTAACCGCCTGCCGGTACCCGCACCAATGGCTGTCGGCGCTATCCAGACCCGCCTGGTTGAGAAAAATCTACGCTGCGACGCCAACATTATTGTTGAAACTGCCAGTGCCCGCGACCCGCATCACTTCGCCGTGCTGCTCGGTTTTGGTGCGACTGCGATTTACCCTTATTTAGCTTATGAATCATTGGCTAAATTGGTTGATAGCCAAGCGATTGATAAGAAGTATCGCGATGTGATGCTTAACTATCGTAATGGGATCAACAAGGGCCTATACAAAATTATGTCCAAAATGGGCATTTCAACTGTGGCCTCTTACCGCTGTGCCAAGCTGTTTGAAGCGGTTGGCCTGCATCGTGATTTGTCTAATCTCTGTTTCCAGGGCGTGGTCAGTCGTATCGGTGGAGCTAGCTTCAGTGATTTCCAACAGGATCTGCAAAATCTGTCTAAACGTGCCTGGCTGAAACGCAAGCCGTTGGATCAGGGCGGTTTATTGAAGTTTGTTCACAACGGCGAATACCATGCGTATAACCCGGATGTGGTCAGCACCTTACAAAAAGCGGTTCACAGTGGTGAATACAGCGATTATCAGGTTTATGCCAAGCTGGTTAATGAGCGCCCGATTGCCACACTGCGTGATCTGTTAGCCATTAAACCGCAAGGCACCCCGATCCCGGTGGATCAAGTGGAACCGGCTGAATCACTGTTTACTCGCTTTGATACGGCGGCAATGTCTATCGGCGCACTTAGCCCGGAGGCCCATGAATCATTGGCTATCGCCATGAACAGTCTGGGTGGCTTCTCTAACTCCGGTGAAGGTGGCGAAGATCCGGCCCGTTACGGTACGAATAAAGTTTCTCGTATTAAGCAGGTGGCCTCTGGTCGTTTCGGTGTGACACCGGCGTATCTGGTAAATGCCGATGTTATCCAGATCAAAGTGGCACAAGGTGCAAAACCGGGTGAAGGCGGCCAGTTACCAGGTGATAAAGTCACACCCTATATCGCCAAACTGCGCTATTCCGTACCGGGAGTAACATTGATCTCCCCACCACCGCACCATGATATTTACTCAATCGAAGACCTGGCACAGCTCATTTTCGACTTGAAACAGGTCAATCCGAAAGCTTTGATTTCGGTGAAACTGGTATCTGAGCCGGGCGTGGGTACCATTGCTACCGGTGTAGCGAAAGCTTATGCCGACCTGATTACCATTGCTGGGTACGACGGTGGTACCGGTGCCAGCCCGCTCTCTTCAGTGAAATATGCCGGTTGCCCGTGGGAGCTGGGATTAGTTGAAACGCAACAAGCGCTGGTTGCCAACGGCCTGCGCCATAAAATCCGTCTACAAGTGGATGGTGGCTTGAAAACCGGCGTCGATATTGTTAAAGCCGCGATTCTGGGTGCAGAAAGCTTCGGCTTCGGTACCGGGCCTATGGTGGCACTCGGTTGTAAATACTTACGTATTTGCCACCTGAATAACTGCGCCACCGGTGTAGCAACTCAGGATGAAAAACTGCGTCGTGACCATTATCACGGCTTGCCTGAAAGGGTGGTTAACTACTTCCAGTTTATCGCGCGGGAAACCCGTGAAATCATGGCTGAGTTGGGTGTAAGCCAACTGGTTGATTTAATTGGTCGTACTGACATGCTGCTGGAGCTGGATGGCATCTCAGCCAAACAGAATAAACTGGACCTGTCGCCGATGCTGAAAACCGCTACGCCACATCCGGGTAAGGCACTATATTGTACCGAAAGTAACCCTCCGTTCGATAAAGGCATACTGAACAAAGAGTTACTGTCGCAAGCTGAACCGCACATTGAAGCGAAACACAGCAAGACGTTCTACTTCGATATCCGTAATACTGACCGTTCCGTAGGTGCCGCGCTGTCGGGCGCGATTGCCACTAAACATGGTGATCAAGGTCTGGCAACCGACCCCATCAAAGCTTATTTCTCCGGTACTGCCGGTCAAAGCTTTGGTGTCTGGAATGCCGGTGGCGTTGAGTTAACCCTGACCGGTGATGCCAACGACTATGTCGGTAAAGGGATGGCCGGTGGCCGTATTGCAGTGCGCCCTCCTGTCGGCTCTAACTTCCGCAGCCATGAGGCCAGCATTGTCGGCAACACCTGTCTCTATGGCGCGACTGGCGGCAAATTATTCGCCGCAGGCCGTGCAGGTGAGCGTTTCGCCGTGCGTAACTCTGGGGCTATCACCGTTGTTGAAGGTATCGGTGATAACGGTTGTGAATACATGACTGGTGGTATTGTCTGCGTACTGGGTCGCACTGGGATTAACTTCGGTGCTGGTATGACCGGCGGTTTTGCTTATGTTCTTGATGAAGATGGTGAATTCCGTAAACGTGTTAACCCTGAGCTGGTGGAAGTCCTGGATGTTGATCAATTGGCAATCCATGAAGAGCATCTGCGTGGGCTGATCACTGAGCATGTTCAGTTGACCGGTTCTAGCCGTGGCGAAGAAATTCTGGCTAACTGGCCAGAGTGGGTGACCAAATTTGCTTTGGTTAAACCGAAATCCAGCGACGTGAAAGCACTGTTGGGCCACCGTAGCCGTTCCGCAGCCGAGCTGCGGGTTCAAGCGCAGTAA
- a CDS encoding cytochrome D ubiquinol oxidase subunit III, with protein MTWEYALIGLVVGIVIGAVAMRFGNRKLRQQQVLQNELEKSKTDLEEYRQELVGHFARSAELLDNMARDYRQLYQHMAKSSNNLLPDLPLQDNPFRYRLTESEADNDQAPVKMPPRDYSEGASGLLRPEHQTRD; from the coding sequence ATGACCTGGGAGTATGCGCTTATTGGGTTGGTTGTTGGTATCGTGATTGGCGCGGTGGCTATGCGCTTTGGCAACCGCAAATTGCGTCAGCAGCAAGTGCTGCAAAATGAGCTGGAGAAAAGCAAAACTGATTTGGAAGAATACCGTCAGGAACTGGTTGGGCATTTTGCCCGCAGTGCTGAGTTGTTGGATAATATGGCTCGCGACTATCGCCAGCTCTACCAACATATGGCGAAAAGCTCCAATAACTTATTACCGGACTTGCCACTGCAAGATAACCCGTTCCGCTACCGTCTGACTGAATCTGAAGCAGATAATGATCAGGCACCGGTAAAAATGCCACCTCGGGATTACTCTGAAGGCGCATCGGGGTTATTACGCCCGGAGCATCAGACCCGCGATTAA
- a CDS encoding 50S ribosomal protein L13, producing MKTFTAKPETVKRDWYVVDANGKTLGRLATELASRLRGKHKAEYTPHVDTGDYIIVLNAEKVAVTGNKRTDKIYYRHTGYVGGIKQATFEEMIARSPERVIEIAVKGMLPKGPLGRAMFRKLKVYAGTEHNHAAQQPQVLDI from the coding sequence ATGAAAACTTTCACAGCGAAACCAGAAACTGTAAAACGTGACTGGTATGTTGTTGACGCGAACGGTAAGACCTTAGGTCGCCTCGCTACTGAACTGGCTAGTCGCCTACGCGGCAAGCACAAGGCGGAATACACCCCGCACGTTGATACTGGTGATTACATCATCGTTCTGAACGCAGAAAAAGTTGCTGTAACCGGTAACAAGCGTACAGACAAGATTTATTACCGTCATACCGGCTACGTCGGTGGTATCAAACAAGCGACCTTTGAAGAGATGATTGCCCGCAGTCCTGAGCGTGTGATTGAAATCGCGGTTAAAGGCATGCTGCCGAAGGGTCCGCTGGGCCGTGCAATGTTTCGTAAACTTAAAGTTTACGCAGGTACTGAGCACAATCATGCGGCGCAGCAACCGCAAGTTCTGGACATTTAA
- a CDS encoding L-asparaginase has translation MAGRPLLYDRLLRVAILRLCSAQNPHVLRVRSGFSALYALSLA, from the coding sequence ATGGCGGGCAGGCCTCTGCTTTATGACCGGCTACTGCGCGTCGCCATACTGAGATTGTGCAGTGCTCAAAATCCTCACGTACTGCGTGTACGCTCCGGTTTTTCCGCGCTGTACGCACTCAGTCTGGCTTAG
- a CDS encoding TIGR01212 family radical SAM protein yields MQLQKLVNMFGADLQRRYGEKVHKLTLHGGFSCPNRDGTLGRGGCTFCQVASFADENMQQQSIAQQLAAQAKKTNRAKRYLAYFQAYTSTYAEVNALAVMYEQALAEADIVGLCVGTRPDCVPDAVLDLLSGYHQQGYEVWLELGLQTANDKTLKRINRGHDFACYQQTARRARARGLKVCCHLIVGLPSEDKPQNMATLEQVVATGVDGLKLHPLHIVEGSTMGKAWRAGRLAELALEQYVVTAGEMIRHTPAQIVYHRISASARRPTLLAPLWCENRWTGMNELNNYMLAHGGQASAL; encoded by the coding sequence ATGCAGTTGCAGAAATTAGTCAATATGTTTGGTGCGGATTTACAGCGCCGTTACGGTGAAAAAGTGCATAAACTCACGTTGCACGGCGGGTTTAGTTGCCCTAATCGTGATGGAACACTCGGTCGAGGGGGCTGTACCTTTTGTCAGGTGGCTTCATTTGCCGATGAGAACATGCAGCAACAGAGTATTGCGCAGCAGCTAGCGGCGCAGGCAAAAAAAACTAATCGGGCAAAACGTTACCTGGCCTACTTCCAGGCCTATACCAGTACTTATGCAGAGGTTAATGCTTTAGCTGTGATGTATGAACAGGCTTTAGCCGAAGCTGACATTGTCGGTTTGTGTGTGGGAACCCGGCCCGATTGTGTCCCGGATGCGGTATTGGATTTATTGAGTGGTTATCACCAGCAAGGTTATGAAGTCTGGCTGGAGTTGGGGCTACAGACCGCTAATGATAAAACGCTCAAGCGTATTAACCGTGGGCATGATTTCGCCTGTTATCAGCAAACAGCCCGCCGCGCCCGTGCCCGTGGGCTGAAAGTATGCTGTCATTTGATTGTCGGCTTACCCAGCGAAGATAAGCCACAGAATATGGCAACGCTAGAACAAGTGGTGGCAACCGGTGTTGATGGGTTAAAACTGCATCCGCTCCATATCGTGGAAGGTAGCACGATGGGAAAAGCATGGCGGGCAGGGCGGTTGGCGGAACTGGCGTTGGAACAATATGTTGTGACTGCGGGTGAAATGATCCGCCATACTCCAGCGCAGATTGTCTATCATCGGATCTCTGCCAGTGCGCGCAGACCCACGTTGTTGGCCCCGTTGTGGTGCGAGAATCGCTGGACCGGTATGAATGAGCTGAATAATTATATGCTGGCCCATGGCGGGCAGGCCTCTGCTTTATGA
- a CDS encoding stringent starvation protein A, translating to MAVAANKRSVMTLFSGPTDIFSHQVRIVLAEKGVSVEIEQVEAGNLPQDLIDLNPYQTVPTLVDRELTLYESRIIMEYLDERFPHPPLMPVYPVARGSSRLMMNRIEKDWYSLMHKIEQGNAQEAEAARKQLREALLSIAPVFNEMPFFMSEEFSLVDCYLAPLLWRLPVLGIELTGAGSKELKGYMTRVFERDAFLASLTEAEREMHLKTRG from the coding sequence ATGGCTGTCGCTGCCAACAAACGTTCGGTAATGACGCTGTTTTCCGGCCCGACCGACATTTTTAGCCATCAAGTACGTATCGTACTGGCGGAGAAAGGTGTCAGTGTTGAGATTGAGCAGGTTGAAGCTGGTAATCTGCCGCAGGACCTGATTGACCTCAATCCCTACCAGACCGTTCCTACTTTGGTTGATCGCGAGTTAACATTGTATGAATCCCGTATCATCATGGAGTATTTGGATGAGCGTTTCCCTCATCCTCCATTGATGCCGGTATACCCTGTTGCACGTGGTAGCAGTCGTTTGATGATGAATCGCATCGAGAAAGACTGGTATTCCCTGATGCATAAGATCGAACAAGGTAATGCTCAGGAAGCTGAAGCAGCCCGCAAGCAGCTACGTGAAGCTCTGTTGTCTATCGCGCCGGTATTTAATGAAATGCCTTTCTTTATGAGCGAAGAATTCAGCCTGGTTGATTGCTATCTGGCTCCGCTGCTGTGGCGTTTACCTGTCTTAGGTATCGAGTTAACCGGTGCTGGCTCTAAAGAGTTGAAGGGTTATATGACACGTGTGTTTGAGCGTGATGCGTTCCTGGCTTCCCTGACTGAAGCTGAACGTGAAATGCACCTGAAAACCCGAGGTTAA
- a CDS encoding glutamate synthase small subunit yields MSQNVYQFIDLQRVDPPKKPLKIRKIEFVEIYEPFSETQAKAQADRCLSCGNPYCEWKCPVHNYIPNWLKLANEGRIMEAADLAHQTNSLPEVCGRVCPQDRLCEGSCTLNDEFGAVTIGNIERYISDKAIEMGWKPDMSHVHPTGKRVAVIGAGPAGLACADVLARNGVQAVVFDRHPEIGGLLTFGIPAFKLEKEVMIKRRKIFSEMGIEFQLNTEIGKDITMDALLKEYDAVFLGVGTYQSMRGGLANEDASGVYDALPYLIANTKQLMGFDATVHEPYINMEGKRVVVLGGGDTAMDCVRSSIRQGATDVVCAYRRDEVNMPGSKREVKNAREEGVEFKFNLQPLSIEVNNNGNVCGVKMVRTQLGAPDAQGRSVAEQIPGSEHVLPADAVIMAFGFRPHSMEWLAAHDVALDKQGRVVAPDSTDNAFQTSNPKIFAGGDIVRGSDLVVTAIAEGRKAADGIMNYLEV; encoded by the coding sequence ATGAGTCAGAATGTTTATCAGTTTATCGACCTACAGCGCGTAGATCCGCCAAAAAAGCCGCTGAAGATCCGTAAAATTGAATTTGTTGAGATTTACGAGCCGTTTTCGGAAACCCAGGCCAAAGCACAGGCAGACCGCTGCCTGTCTTGTGGTAACCCTTATTGCGAATGGAAGTGCCCGGTTCATAACTACATTCCTAATTGGCTGAAACTGGCCAACGAAGGACGCATCATGGAAGCGGCGGATCTGGCCCACCAGACCAACAGCTTACCGGAAGTGTGTGGCCGTGTGTGCCCACAGGACCGTCTGTGCGAAGGGTCTTGTACCCTGAACGACGAATTCGGTGCGGTGACTATCGGCAACATCGAGCGCTACATCAGCGATAAAGCCATTGAGATGGGCTGGAAGCCTGATATGTCGCATGTTCACCCGACCGGTAAACGTGTCGCGGTGATCGGTGCTGGCCCTGCCGGGCTGGCCTGTGCCGACGTATTAGCACGCAACGGCGTACAAGCCGTGGTATTTGACCGCCATCCAGAGATTGGCGGCTTGCTGACCTTCGGTATTCCAGCCTTTAAGCTGGAAAAAGAAGTGATGATTAAGCGCCGTAAAATCTTCTCCGAGATGGGTATCGAATTCCAACTCAATACTGAAATCGGTAAAGATATCACCATGGATGCGCTGCTGAAGGAGTATGACGCGGTGTTCCTCGGTGTGGGTACTTACCAATCGATGCGCGGTGGTCTGGCAAATGAAGATGCCTCGGGTGTCTATGATGCGCTGCCATACCTGATTGCCAATACCAAGCAGTTGATGGGCTTTGATGCGACCGTCCACGAGCCATATATCAATATGGAAGGTAAGCGTGTCGTGGTGTTGGGCGGCGGTGATACCGCAATGGACTGTGTGCGTTCATCGATTCGCCAAGGGGCAACAGATGTGGTGTGCGCCTATCGTCGTGATGAGGTCAACATGCCAGGTTCCAAGCGGGAAGTGAAAAACGCCCGTGAGGAAGGAGTTGAGTTTAAATTCAACTTGCAACCATTAAGCATCGAAGTTAACAACAACGGCAACGTCTGTGGTGTGAAGATGGTTCGTACCCAACTGGGCGCACCTGATGCACAAGGCCGCAGCGTGGCTGAGCAGATCCCAGGGTCTGAACATGTGCTGCCAGCAGATGCAGTCATAATGGCATTTGGCTTCCGTCCACACAGCATGGAGTGGTTGGCGGCGCATGACGTGGCATTGGATAAGCAGGGCCGCGTAGTGGCCCCTGATAGCACTGATAATGCGTTTCAGACTAGTAACCCGAAAATCTTTGCCGGTGGCGATATCGTCCGTGGCTCTGATCTGGTGGTGACAGCCATCGCCGAAGGCCGCAAAGCCGCAGATGGCATCATGAATTATCTGGAAGTCTGA
- a CDS encoding ClpXP protease specificity-enhancing factor: MEMSDMSPRRPYLLRAFYEWLIDNQLTPHLVVDVTRPGVSVPMEFARDGQIVLNVAPRAVGNLELGNEGVSFNARFGGVPRQVTVPMAAVMAIYARENGSGTMFEPEEAYDSDADGNFEAFTEEGSETAPAENLTLVTGDTQVSQDDSHSPDDEPPKPPRSGGRPALRVVK, encoded by the coding sequence ATGGAGATGTCGGATATGTCTCCGCGCCGTCCCTATCTGTTGCGCGCATTTTACGAGTGGTTGATTGATAATCAACTGACTCCGCATCTGGTTGTGGATGTCACCCGGCCGGGTGTTTCGGTGCCGATGGAATTTGCCCGTGATGGGCAGATTGTATTGAATGTAGCACCGCGTGCCGTGGGTAATTTGGAGCTGGGTAACGAGGGTGTAAGTTTCAATGCCCGTTTCGGTGGCGTTCCTCGTCAAGTTACCGTGCCGATGGCTGCGGTAATGGCTATCTATGCGCGTGAAAACGGCTCTGGCACTATGTTTGAGCCTGAAGAAGCTTACGATTCTGATGCTGATGGCAATTTTGAGGCTTTCACAGAGGAAGGCAGCGAGACGGCACCGGCTGAGAACCTGACATTAGTCACTGGTGATACTCAGGTATCACAGGACGATAGTCATTCCCCGGATGATGAGCCACCAAAACCGCCACGTAGCGGTGGTCGCCCAGCATTACGGGTTGTTAAGTAA